Part of the Crossiella cryophila genome, GACCGCCTGGCGCTGACCCCGGCCCGGATCGAGGACATCGCGGACGGCCTGCGCACCGTGGCCGGGCTGCCGGACCCGATCGGCGAGGTGCTGCGTGGCGGCATCCTGGCCAACGGCCTGGAGACCCGCCAGGTCCGGGTGCCACTGGGTGTGCTCGGCATGGTCTACGAGGCCCGCCCGAACGTCACCGTGGACGCCGCCGGGCTCGCCCTGAAGTCCGGCAACGCCGTGCTGCTGCGCGGATCCTCCACCGCCGAGCGCTCCAACACCGCCCTGGTCGCCATCCTGCGTGACGCGCTGACCGGCCAGGGCCTGCCCGCCGACGCCGTGCAGCTGCTGCCCTGCCACGACCGCGCCTCGGTGCGGCACCTGATCACCGCGCGCGGCCTGGTCGACGTGGTCATCCCGCGCGGCGGCGCCGGACTGATCTCCGCGGTGGTCACCGAGGCCACCGTGCCCACCCTGGAGACCGGGGTCGGCAACTGCCACGTCTACGTGGACGCCGCCGCCGACCCGGACATGGCCACCCGGATCGTGCTCAACGCCAAGACCCGCCGGGTCAGCGTGTGCAACGCGGCCGAATCGCTGCTGGTGCACAGCGCGATCGCGGAGGCGCTGGTGCCGCAGCTGGCCAGGGAGCTGTCCACCTCCGGGGTCACCCTGCACGCCGACGAGCGCTTCGCCGCGCTGGCCGGGGTCCCGACGGTGCCCGCGACCGAGCAGGACTGGGACACCGAGTTCCTCAGCCTGGACATCGCGGCCAAGGTGGTCGACTCCCTGGAGGAGGCCATCGCGCACATCAACGAGCACGGGTCAGGGCACACCGAGGCCATCGTCACCGGCGACGTGCGCGCGGCCAGGGAGTTCACCGCCAGGGTGGACGCGGCCGCGGTGATGGTCAACGCCTCCACCGCCTTCACCGACGGCGCCGAGCTGGGCATGGGCGCCGAGATCGGCATCTCCACCCAGAAGCTGCACGCCCGCGGCCCGATGGGGCTGGCCGAGCTGACCTCCTCGAAGTGGGTGGTCTGGGGCGACGGGCACGTGCGCGGCGTGTCCTGACCCCTCCGAGCAGGAAAGATTGCACCTTTTTTGCAGCTCGGTCACTCAGAATGTCGGGGTGACCGAGCCCGCGAAGCCACGCCGCCGTGATGCCGCCGCGACCCGCGCCGCGTTGTTGACCGCCGGTGCCGAGCTGTTCGCCGAACGCGGCTTCGAGCGCACCACGGTCCGCGACATCGCCGCGCTGGCCGGGGCGAACCAGGCGTTGCTGTTCCGCTACTTCGGTTCCAAGGAAGAGTTGTTCCGTGAAGTAGTGGCAGGAAGTTCGCGGGAACTGCTGGCCGGTCCGGCCAAGGACATCCCCGCCCGGATGCTGCGTCAGCTCCTGGACAAGGAGGTCGACGCCGAGGCACGGGCCTTCGCCGCGTTGCTCCATTCGGCCAGTCACGACGAGGCCGCCGCGTTCCTGCGCCGGGAGGTCGGCGACAAGTACCTCACCGCGCTGTCCACGCTGACCGAGGGCCCGGACGCGGAGTTGCGGGCCGCCCTGGTGCTGTCCTGGTTGATGGGTATCGGCCTGGCCCGCTCGGTGCTCCAGTCGGACCAGTTCGCCGCCGCCGATCCGGCCGTGGTCGAGCGTTATGTCCGGCTCGGTGTGGCCGCGCTGCTGGAGAAAACCGCCGACTGAGCCGCGCGTATACCACCAGAACGGACCAGTGGGCAGGCATAACGGGAACTCCGAATCGGTCGGATGTCTGCATTGACCAGTCAGTCAGCCGATACCTAACTTCCAGCCATGGCACGGACTTACCCATTCGGGGAAACCGTTCGACTGGATCTTCATCCGATGTATGCCCGGCTCCAGGACGAGGAGCCGATGAGCCGTATCCGGCTGCCCTTCGGCGGGCGGGACGGTCAGCCCGCCGAGGCGTGGCTGGCCACCCGGCACGCCGACGTGCGGCAGGTGCTCGGCGACCACCGGTTCAGCATGGCGCGGGCCATGGACCCGGCGACCCCGCGCGTCGAGCCGCTGCCGCTGCGCCCAGGTCCGCTGCTGACCATGGATCCGCCGGAGCACACCAGGATCCGGCGGCTGGTGGCCAAGGAGTTCACCATGCGCCGGGTGGAGAAACTCCGCCCGCACACGGAGAAACACGTGGCGCAGTTCCTGGACGAGATGGCCGCGCACGGCCAGCCGGCCGACCTGGTGCAGCACCTGTCACTGCCGCTGCCGATCACCATGATCTGCGAGCTGCTCGGGGTCCCGTACGCGGAACGGCACCGCTTCCGCACCTTCTCCGACGTGCTCACCGCGACCACCGCGCACACCCCGGCGGAGATCAACCACGCCTGGGGCGAGCTGGAGGGCTACCTGGGCGAGCTGATCGCCCAGCGCCGCGCCGACCCCACCGACGACCTGCTGGGCGCGCTGGTGCTGGCCCGCGACGAGGGCGACCGGCTCACCGAGGACGAGCTGGTCCGGGTCGGGCTCAACCTGCTCATCGCCGGGCACGAGACCACCGCCAGCCAGATCGGCAACTTCAGCTACACCCTGCTGTCCCAGCGCGAGCTGTACGAGCAGCTGGTCGAGGATCCGGCGCTGGTGCCCACCGCGGTGGAGGAGCTGCTGCGGATCATCCCGCTGCGTTCGGTCGGCAGCTTCCCCCGGGTGGCCAAGGCGGACATCGAGGTCGGCGGGGTGCTGGTGCGCGAGGGCGAGGCGGTGCTGATCAACGTGGGTCAGGCCAACCGCGATCCGCGGGTGTTCGAGCAGCCGCAGCTGCGCGATCTCGCCCGTGAGCACAACCCGCACCTGGCCTTCGGGCACGGGGTGCACCACTGCCTGGGCGCGCTGCTGGCCCGGATGGAACTCCAGCTCGTGCTCGCCGCCCTGGTCAGCCGGTTCCCCGGACTGCGCCTGGCGGTGCCGGCCACGGAAATCCCGTGGAAGCCCGGACTGCTGGCCAGGCAGCCGCTGTCGCTGCCGGTGGCCTGGTGAGGAGGGGGACATGACCGTCGAACCGCGGACCTGCCCCGCCTACCCGTTCGGGGAGGCGGTCAAGCTCGACCTGTATCCGGAATACGCTGTGCTGCAACGGGATGAGCCGGTGGCCAAGGTGCGCCTGCCCTACGGCGGG contains:
- a CDS encoding TetR/AcrR family transcriptional regulator; protein product: MTEPAKPRRRDAAATRAALLTAGAELFAERGFERTTVRDIAALAGANQALLFRYFGSKEELFREVVAGSSRELLAGPAKDIPARMLRQLLDKEVDAEARAFAALLHSASHDEAAAFLRREVGDKYLTALSTLTEGPDAELRAALVLSWLMGIGLARSVLQSDQFAAADPAVVERYVRLGVAALLEKTAD
- a CDS encoding glutamate-5-semialdehyde dehydrogenase; translation: MSSITEQEVVPATDELREQVLGAARGARAAAGALAVATRAVKDATLHAMAEALTSRVEEVLAANAADLDAGRAAGLTQSLLDRLALTPARIEDIADGLRTVAGLPDPIGEVLRGGILANGLETRQVRVPLGVLGMVYEARPNVTVDAAGLALKSGNAVLLRGSSTAERSNTALVAILRDALTGQGLPADAVQLLPCHDRASVRHLITARGLVDVVIPRGGAGLISAVVTEATVPTLETGVGNCHVYVDAAADPDMATRIVLNAKTRRVSVCNAAESLLVHSAIAEALVPQLARELSTSGVTLHADERFAALAGVPTVPATEQDWDTEFLSLDIAAKVVDSLEEAIAHINEHGSGHTEAIVTGDVRAAREFTARVDAAAVMVNASTAFTDGAELGMGAEIGISTQKLHARGPMGLAELTSSKWVVWGDGHVRGVS
- a CDS encoding cytochrome P450, whose protein sequence is MARTYPFGETVRLDLHPMYARLQDEEPMSRIRLPFGGRDGQPAEAWLATRHADVRQVLGDHRFSMARAMDPATPRVEPLPLRPGPLLTMDPPEHTRIRRLVAKEFTMRRVEKLRPHTEKHVAQFLDEMAAHGQPADLVQHLSLPLPITMICELLGVPYAERHRFRTFSDVLTATTAHTPAEINHAWGELEGYLGELIAQRRADPTDDLLGALVLARDEGDRLTEDELVRVGLNLLIAGHETTASQIGNFSYTLLSQRELYEQLVEDPALVPTAVEELLRIIPLRSVGSFPRVAKADIEVGGVLVREGEAVLINVGQANRDPRVFEQPQLRDLAREHNPHLAFGHGVHHCLGALLARMELQLVLAALVSRFPGLRLAVPATEIPWKPGLLARQPLSLPVAW